A stretch of DNA from Scleropages formosus chromosome 13, fSclFor1.1, whole genome shotgun sequence:
CAGCCAGCGTGAAAACAGGCCTGGGGAACACGCTGGGTACGCGACCACCCCCCTACCGCCAGCACCCACAGTCCTAccaccagtcacacacacacacacacacacacacacacacacacactggaaagaaGAAAGTTCACAGCAACCCAGTGCCagactttcattttcacaaaggaAACTTGGGATTTTGCACTGACCCCTGTTAGGCTTGTGTCCCGTCTCCATGGTTACAGGAAACAAAGGGGCAGTCGGGGCATCGTTCCTCTTCAACGGCACTTCTCTGGGCTTCGTGAACTGTCATCTGACCTCTGGCACCGAGAAGGCCGCAAGGTGTGTGCGACACAGCGAGCTCCAGTGTGGGCTGCTAGGAGTTTCTACCACTCGGGTTATGACATGAGATGAGTCTGAGTCAATATTTATCTCTGTATTTTATGTGCATATATGGCACATAGGACTTTGTATGCATGTATTGTGCATGTGTtggtctgctctgtgtgtgcgtgtgcgtgttaacctctcctcagctgctcaTAACCAGCATTTTGGGCATCGTGTGAAACTCACTACAGTGCAGGCACTGATACTGCTGATCCGCGATTAATACATAATTAAGCCCTGGAGGTTCTGGGCGTGCAGATGTTTTAAGCTCGGCTCTGGGGTGATGAACGTTGTGATTGGAACCCTGCCTCTGCCCTGTTCCTCAGGAGGAACCAGAACTTCCAGGATATCCTTCGGCTGCTCTCCCTGGGCGACCGGCAGCTGAGCGCCTTTGACATCAGCCTGCGCTTCACCCATGTCTTCTGGTGTGGAGACCTCAACTACCGACTGGATCTGGATGTGCAGGTAAAGGGGGTCTCTGCACCTGTGTggtcctgtctgtgtgtgtaagcagCAAGCATAATTTATTCCAGAATAACTGCTggtaaattttaaaacaaacccttaattacttttcatttcatgttttgcaAAATTCTAccttatttttcaaaaacagaaaatctcaTTCAAAACCAAGAATTATTAGAGTGCCATCTAACAACAGTTCCGGTAATTTTTGCAATCCCTCTCTGCTGAGTATCATTTGCGATAAATGAATAGTAAATTACCTCATTTTAAATTGATAAGTAAGGCTTTCCAGCACCTTTTTGGGTGGCAtgctggcacagtgagtagagctgctctctttctcagcgcctgggtggtgctagaggatgtgggttcgatccctgctcagtctgtgtggagtttgcatgttctccctgtgtctgtgtgggtttcctctgggtgctctggtttcctcccacactccaaagacatgctgttcaggttcatccatagtgtgtgagtgacagatggatggatgagtgacccagtgtatctagcagtgtaagttaccgtggtgaataaggtgtgtgggctcataacactacatagagttcattgggagtcgctttggacaaaagcatctactaaataaatataaatgttttagcACTTTCTTTAAGACCTTTTTGGTTTTAGGTTCTTATTATAGTTAATGACAGTTTTACCCCATGATAAAAGTCACAAGATCACAGGTTACAGGATTCATACTAAGTTATGTGAATTttagtgcaaaaaaattacatgcgTTCCCATAATGGGAGCACCCTGCGTGTGGAGCCGTCTCCCTGCGCGGGACCCATTGAACCTTTAACCGCTCAAACCCACTGTCTCCCCCTGCAGGACATCCTGAAGCACATTCTCAAGCGGGAATTTGAAGCGCTGATGTGTGCTGACCAGCTGACCCGTGAGCGACACAAGCGGAAGGTCTTCCTTCACTTCAGTAAGCTGAGTTCCGCACCTCCTCGTACCGCGGTGCGGGCCGCTGTAGGCATTCGGCAGAGACGCACATGCAGGCACGCTCTGGCCGTTCCCTTTTCAGCTCCTTATCAGGCGCTTCATTCAGAGTAACTCACATTTTTTGCACTTTGGACACTTGGGTGGCTGGAAATATTTGCAGAAGGAATTCAGTCTGTGGGTCTTGCTAAAGTCAGCAAATGACAACTTGGGAcaagtccagttccttaaccgttTCGATACCTGCAACCCATAGCAGTCATGCTGCTTCGGGAGTGTTTGATGTCAGGCTGAAAGCCGTCTTTATTGCCTCTTGAATTCTCCACTCCCATCACCTGGTCTCTCTCCCGAACTGCGCCCTGGCATTCTCGGCCACTCCCATGTCCTGGTCGCTCTCGACAACCAACCCTGGCTTGTTCTCTACAGATGAGGAGAAGATCCTGTTCCCTCCCACTTACCGGTATGAGCGGGGTTCCAGGGAATGCTACCTGTGGCAGAAGTACAAGACCTCAGGGGTAAGCCTTGGGGGTCATTGAGTTTGATCCTTTAGAGTTGTTGGGAAAAACCACATGGGGCCTTTAGGAGTGTGTTCTTGCTGGCCACTGCCTGAACCCAGCCTGGTCAGAAGCTGAACTGGGTGAACTGGTTACCCACCAGCAGCCCTGTTTAAATGGCACGATGCTAACAAACTGGTTCagaacccctccccccacacccgGCATCCATCCTCCACTTAGCACTAAAATGAGCCTTGTGGTCTGACATCTATTTTTATGTGTAACTCTGTCTTTATACTTGGGATCAGTAGGGTTCGAGGGTTTAGAGGGCAGCTGTCATTGCTTCTAAAAATACAGAGGAAAACACTGCTGCACAATGAAAGCCAACGTGTGTGAATTTTCctcctgtgacctttgggcttCGAGTCTCATGATGAATAAAATTTGAGATGATATATAGAAAATCTGCTCCCcattatttctgcattaatttctgtgtttaaGGGATAAGGAACATATTGAAGTTCTAAGGTGTCTACAGACATGGCCAGCGATACAGGTGGAGAAGAGAATCAGGCAACATTTCAATGAGCAGATATTACAGCTCTTTCGCAACTAAGCTTTTTCAAGCCTGGCTCCCCATCCCTGGTGCAACCTGCAGTCGCCCCACACTTTCCCAGCGAAAACCATCCCTGTGTCTGTAGGTACGCATCAACGTCCCATCGTGGTGCGACCGTGTGCTGTGGAAATCCTACCCTGAGACTCACATCGCCTGTACCGCCTACGGTAGGTAGAGCATGAGGGGCTGTTCCTTACGGGTCAGAGGTTAAAGGTCATGGATTAGatagtccccccccccgctgaCTCACCCAACCACACAGGAAACGCGAACTTGGGATATGTCATGTTTGGAAGCACGTCCGAACCCTCTGTGGTGCAGCTAAATAAGGGGCCTGTAGGCAAGACTTCAGTGCTTCATTGTCAAGAGTCAGCAGTCCTTCCAGGGTTCAGATTCCGAACTCCTACGTTCCGGTCTGGTCTTCAGGAAatctttgttttcctgtcctCTTCCAGTCATTTCCTTCTGGCTCTTTTCCTTGAGAAAGACAATTTTGTGCCTTAGCCGAAAATTTTTGCCTGTGCAGCTTACACAGCTGGAAACTGTCACCTTTTACCCCGTTATACACTGAGACGTTTACCTTGGCAAGGCAGGTTGAAAACTTTAATTGACAGCACCATCAAATATTGTCTTTATGACCAAAGAGTGTTAATTACTCCAAATTACATAAGAAGGAGGAAGTGTTACGTCGGGGACGTCCTTGTTTCTGCTGTACGGCTGTGGTGTCGCAATGACAAAATGTGTCTCGACCATGCGGATCGGCGTAATGACTGTGATTACTGAGCGCAAGTGTCTCTGACGGCATCTTCATTTTCTTAGGCTGCACTGATGACATCACAACCAGTGACCATTCTCCCGTCTTCGCCACGTTCCAGGTTGGAGTGGCCTCACCGTTCCTCTCGAAAACAGGTGAGGTCAACAGCTTACCTGTGTTTAGCACCTAACCAGCCCCAAGAGGTCCGGTCTCACCGTGATGCGGATTGTTCATTGTATTTTTGAACAAATTAGTCACTCGGAACCtactgacaaaaaaagaaactgattgAAAAGAAACATGGGCTGTACACATTCAGAGctaacaataaatgaaaagaacaaaacgcaggtgtcacaaacacacattgacaTGATGCTCTTGGGCACCAAAAGGAATCCATTAAAGGCTTAAAATGGccaaagaaaaatgtgtaataacGTGCCGCAGATTGCATAATGTTTGTCTTTACAGTCTCCGTTAGCTTTGCCAAATGGGCAAAATGTTCATTGCACAATAGACTGAGGGAGGAAGCCAGCAAGTCCATTAGCAGACGACACTTCTCTTTGGGCAACTGTCTATTCTTATTCTGGAGCAGAAGTGAGTCTTTAGCGCTGAAACTGAAACTCCCATCTCCATCGGCCGTGATAAACTTTGCCGTCAGACAGCTGCTAGATGAAGTGACGATCTGGGCCCTCCAGCAGGCCTTTCTCCAAGCTCTGACTGCCTTGTGCCATACAGTCCCTTGATGCTTCTTCTAAGAACTCAGTAGATGCTCACTGAACCTATGTAAGTGCTCTTGTCAGCAGGTTGTGCGGCTGATGAGATGTTACGGTTCCCAGTGAGAAGTTGCTCATCTCTGCTGAGACTCATCAGTGTATCTTGTTGAAGGCTAGCGCTAGGGTTTTTGGTGTCCCCAGACAAGAATCATTCCATCAACCCTTAGACTTCtatctctaaattaataaaggcaTCTACTTTAGATTTTAGATACATCCAGATCATGAAGAAGACATGAGATGGCGATGCATCGTACAATGTCTACATGATATATAAGGCGGCAGATGTTCAATTTTCTgactttttaagtgtttgtttaatactaaaagacttttttttttttttttttgtttgaaggattacaatttatttttcgaGTTCACTAGCAAAATTTGGTGCTCTCAAATTTCAGCAACCCCTAGGTAATTGCTGAAGTTTGACTAATTATAAAACCGGCCCTGATCTTTCAGCACCCTACGGGAAATtgcacaatgtgtgtgttttttctctttgatgGACACAGATGCCGGTTCAGGTGTAGAAAGGGCCTGGATAGAACTGGAGAGCATTGAGGTCATTCTGAAGACGGCCAGCAAAGCCAAGTTCTTCATCGAGTTTCACTCCTACTGTCTTGAAGGTGCTGCCCATTGATCTGATTTACTCCTGAGTTTACTGAGCTTCAGTAAACTGAATGATGACATTCGTGAGCATTATCTCTAAAAGTATACTGGATATGAAGCTTTGAGTGAATAAACCAGCACTGGATATTTTTCTACAGAATTTCGGCGTTCTGGTGACAATGATTCGCAGAGCTGCGAGGTGCCAGGCTTTCTCAAACTGGGCTGGTCTCCAAGGCAACTGCCGAAAGTAATTGCTTAGATCATAGGTGTATCATACAGTAAGCTTTGATTTCTATGCTGTTAATGAGCTAGGTATTTTTTTAACCTCTAAATGCTTTTTGAACTCTGAATACCTTTgagttttaccatgttttcataTCCTGTCTCCCTCTTCTTGTCTCCACCAGCTCATTCCTATTGTGTCGGACAAGGAATATCTTCAGGACCAGCACCTCCTGTTATCTGTCAAGTCATGCGATAGCTTCGAGTCATATGGTTGGCTTTTTTCGACCCATTTCTGCTGCCTGAGTACTGAACCAAACCATGCTGTCAAAtcttttttcattaactttCTTTTCCATTCTGACCTCATTTGCCTTGTATTGTGAGACAAGTTAGCCAGAGAAATGCTTGGTGTTCTGTGTAGGAGAGTGCAGTGTGGCCCTCCGGAGCCTTATAGGCAGCACAGTGGAGGTGTTTGAGACATTCTTGACCCACCGTGGTGAGGAGATGGGCTCCATCCGTGGGCGGGTCATGGTCCACGTGCCCAAGGACCGGCGTCAGACCCGGGAGAGAACTTATGGTGGGTACAGCCTTCCATGATGTTTGGCCTTATGCCTGTCTCGCGTGGCTTCCTGTTTCAGTGCCTGTTTTCTAAACCGCAAGCAGATGCATCCTTAGCTATATCCAGGTCAAAAGTTTATCACAGAGGCACTTGATTAGGCACCATTTTGGAGCCCTCAGAAAATGCTAGACTGGCAATGACTGCCACCATTGAGACTGCCATGTGCCTCCAACAGAGTGGTTCTGCTTCGAGAATGACGAGAACAGCTTTGCAAGAAGCAGCTTTTTTTCACCAACAACCTGTGCCCCCATTGCAAGGTGAGAATTCCACCAGcgcttttaaaatgtcattctgATTGCAAAATATACTGATGTGACAGTAAGAGAAGCTTGTCTGGCATTGACACTGCTCACCTATACTGGTATTTTGAACATTTCAGTTCCAGGAAtagtttgtaaaattattactCTTTAAAACGATGGTGAAACTATTTGGATTATATGAGTCACAAGTGATACCTTTTGGGCTGAACAACAGTACACATACAATAGTTCTTTTCAGGGTGGTTAATTGTAGTAATGGGATGGCCAATCTAGACAGAGAACATTACATATAGCACCTAATTTATACCTGGAAGACCATGAAATATTGTGAAATACTTAGCAGTTCGATTTAAAGTAAGCACGTTACCCACATAGATAAAAAACATAACTTGCAGTGCTTGTTCTCAATCCCGCTCGtactaaagtggaaaaaaattatttgaaatcatgtgaaagagcagaaaaaatcctttaaaaattacatgcagATGTATTGATGTTACGGTGGTTTATCTGGCACTGGTTGTGATGGCACTGGGGTAAAAGGGATTGTTCTATGTGCTTCTCCCACTTAAGGACTCCAGGAGCTCCACCTGCAGGAGTGCCACCCACAACAACCCCTCGTGCATCGGTTTCCTCCACACCAACCCCAAGTAGCTACACCAACCCTGCATACTTCATGTTTGAAGGAGTGCCTGTTCAGCACAGGGTACTGGAGGACCTGCCCACAAGCCGGGACCCTCGGGTAGTCTGGGCCAGGGACTCTGTACTGCAGCTACCCAAGGTATGCAGAGGTCGCAGTTGTGACGGGAAGCCTACACGTAGGTCTGACTTCACTGAAATTGAGATCCCAGGGTGCCTTCCGCACTGCCGAACTCCTGAGGAAAATCTGCTCCAGTCCAGTTCCTCCTACCAGCTTTTTCCAGCTAAGGAAGGTGGCTTGATAAGTGCCTCTCCAAGACTGTCCCCAAACAGTGCCCCTCGTTCTGCAGAGCAATCGCTGTACAAGAACAATGGTGCAACCGAGCCTCGCCAACATTCCTCAGATCAGAGAAACATATACATGAACCATTCAGCTCTGGCAAGGGAAATGCCTAAGCCTTACAGGGACCCGCTCCACCGAGACCGGCTCCGGCCATCCCTGGATCACCCATCGTCAGCACGCAAGAGCCCAGCTCTTTACCCCTATGCATCCACTAGAGTGCCCCGCAGCAAAGCTGCTGTTCCCTGGATGATCGAGACCCAAACGGGGCCCCCAGGAGATAACTCCTTGACAGCTTTACAAATTGCCAAATCACTCAGTGAAGTGGACTTTCTGCCTGTAGACCACAAGACCTCTGTCCCCAACAGGACAATCCAGCAGAAGAATCTTGGGTACGAGCTGGCAATTGCTACAGAAAGGGGATGCTGCTGGGAGAAAGAGGTTGGTTGATGGAGCTGAGAAACAAGCTGTGACATACTGTGATTTTTGTTGTAACAGTTCCAGAGCACATTTACTACAAGGCACATTAAATTAGTTTGTGGCccaatttatttagttattttatttcatttactcgggggatgcggtggcgcagtgggttggaccgcagtcctgctgtccagtgggtctggggttcgagtcccgcttggggtgccttgcgacggactggcgtcccgtcctgggtgtgtccccttccccctccggccttacgccctgtgttgccgggtaggctccggtttcccgtgaccccgtgagggacaagcggttctgaaaatgtgtgtgtgtgtgtgtatttcatttactCTTGCATTGCTGATATATCTGCAGCCTTTGGTATTACATGGGGCTCCAGAGACGGTGCAGGAACTCCTGAGCACCCTTGGGCTTCAGCGCTACACCTTGGGACTCAGCCTAAATGGCTGGGATGACCTAGATTACTTCAGGTGAGAGGATACTTGGAGCTTCTTTAACACTGTGCAAAACTCATAAAACAAGGATGTTATTAGTCCTTTTACCGTTTAACAAGAATTTTGTTTGTTATCATTCCTGCTCATTTATCACTCTGTGAAGTGTGGAGGGGGGAAGTGCTTGaccattatttcttttcataataACAGTTACTTCTAGTATTATACAACAGTTGTGTGGGAAGTTGTGCTAGAAAATTGCataataaatttttacattttttttaattggggCAAGACAGGGTTACAGGAAAAGCATCCAAAAAGCATCCAAAGTTAGCCTCctcaaaaaaataattgtacacCCTAAATTGAAACAGAATATAGGACATAACATAtaacaaaacatactgcaaTGGGCATTGCTTCTAATGGTATATAATGTAGCTTCATGAGGCCCTGTTGCACATACGACATTTATTTCATTCCATTCTAAAACAGTTTTATCACATCTAAGTATTGCCATATCTCATTTCTCTATTGTAGAGTAACAGCCTTTCTTTTACTACTGTCATCCCTGCTTGGGTCACTATCTTTTTAATGACAtgaaaccaacacacacacacatattttctaaaaccacttgtcccatgcgggggtcgtggggagccggagtctaacccggcaacacagggcgtaaggccggagggggaggggacgcacccaggatgggacgccagtccgtcacaaggcaccccaagcgggactcgaaccccagatccactggagagcaggaccaggttaaacctactgcaccactgcaccccctgccatGAAACACATAATAGACAAAATGTGCAAATAGCTCTTTCAGATTCATTGTATTACATCCTTGTGTTGTAAAAACCAGCATAATACCAGAAGTAACCATatgaattattctttttttattttaaaatgcggTTATTTCCATATATTCTTTGGAATACATTATTGTTTTTGCATTAGGATATAGTGggaaacactttttatttaggGCCCTTTTACCTAAGGGCCTGTTTCTGGGGAACAAATTAAAGGTGTTAAGCAAGGCAAGCCCTTATTTCTGCACAAAAATATCTAATATTACCTTTTTGACTTAAAACGGCTATTTCCTACAACCTTTTGATGACCAggtcatttctttttcatttagccaTTTTGCTGCTAGTTTTGCTAACAGAAACATAAATTTGGGTGCAGAAAATGAGCTCAGAAGCCAGCAGCACGATTTCCAGTCTGACTGTACATGTGGCAACTGCGTGATTTCTGGTTTGAGTCGGACTCTCCTCTGTCCCACAGCGGCATCACAGAGGAGGACCTGCGGGCTGCCGGAGTGACCAACCCCGCACATCGCAGAAGGATCTTAGAGAATCTGCCCAGGATCTGGGACTGAGCACCAGGCCGAAAGCAAACGCAGACTCATCCGAAAAGGCCCAGTGGGTCCAACTGAAGCGAGGAGCAGAAAACCAGGGAGTCTTGTACAGAACTCCTCGTACCGAGGTTCGGTTCAGCGCAGCCTGCGGGGGCCATCAGACATAGACCAGCAGACTCGGACTGTCCTCGATTCCATTTCTGCCCATCTCTGATCATTTCCTTTAAAGCAGGCATGAACTGCTGTGTCAAGCCTGACTGATAAAGCTGGGGCTTCTGGTAAAGAGGAACTTCTGTCTTCTCTTTATTCCAAAACCATTTTGATTGAAAAACATCCGTCGCACGGCCCTTTAGTTATGAAATGACATTCTTCCCATTGCACTCTGTCTTCCTATCTATAAATCCTTGCAAAACTCTTCAGCGCAAACCCATCCCAGCTAACCAGCATCCCTGTGCGCTTGTGGTCGGGTACTGTTTACCAAGGAACTGGTTCAGTCCTTATTGTGACACAGCATTTGGCAAACACTGTGGCATCGTCATGACGGTTTATTCGTGTAAAATACGTCTTGTGCTTTTCGGAGATAAATTATGAAATTGCATTCTGGGCTTCTGTTCCTTCCACCTTCAGGAGATCGTTTCATATTTGCTTAAGCCTGAAGGTGGAATTTGCTGCAAATTAACACGCACCACGGTTTCCGTATCTCTCTCGTTCAGTCTTGACAGCTAAAGTCATAAACTTCCTGAAGAGCCATAAAAAATGGGATTTGTTACCATTATTCAGTGTAAATGTTAGCTGCTACACAAGCTATTTCCCCAGTGTCAGGTTACCTAGTGTCATGCTGACGTGTggaagtgttttcagcccaACTTGACGGACGACTTTACGTGCCTGATCATGTGCAAACCAACCCTGAGCTACTTTAACGATGGCACTATCCAGCCCCAAGGTCCCAAGGTGTGGCTTCTTGGCAATTTACCCCTTAAATTTAGCCCCGCAGCAATTTCTCACCTGAGTTTTCCAGAATGAATCAAGGACATATTATTGTTCATTTGGgtgcagctgatgcttttatccaaagtggctTCAAAGTATTTCACCCTTGAAAATCTTTTCCCGCAGCAGAACAGGGTATGCagctttctcaagggtgcaacagcagtagcaatgccacgcccacaccctcATGTCAACGCAGAACACCTGGGACACGgtgcagactggggcataaaaggctgcgtcaaaCCAGCAGCTCATGCGGAATCTTGTTCAGCGATCTCCTAGTCTCCTGCTTTACTCCTTCCTGTTCCCGGAaaccttccccgatcccgtcccttctTCTCTCAATCCTGTACCTTTCTATGATCATccacctcttgcctgtgtaccgaccttgccttttggattgccccttcAACGACGTTCGCGCCTCAAAGACCGATAGTCTGTCCCTTGACCtccgctcttggatttccctgaaacaaaccACGAATTCCGCTCTGCGCTTGGGTCCGCCAAGTCCTTCCGGAGCCGGCCATGACAGGCAGGAactaggacttgaaccagcagtTATTCTATGTCCTTAAACACTTTCCAACCGCTCCACCTTGGGTCTGTGCGAGCGTATTCTCGCCGACCCCTTTCAGCTTTGGTGGGACGTTCCGTCAAAGCGAACTGCACTAGCACTTTTAGTAGCCTACACTCTGACATGTGGGCGTTACTGTAATTACCTCCTTTATCACTCAGCTTTTAGTCCACGAGAAAGCACTTTGCCCAGGTGAGAATCCTCAGCATTGACCTCTGGGAACAATACGTTTACCCCGGTGGACCCCATTGGCCCGTTTGACCATTTTTGCCGGAATGGGATAATGTGTTTTCCCCATTATCCGCAAAGCAGTTGGTTTTATTCTCTTTGTTAATGCAACACCACAATTTTTCACCCCATACTTCAGTACAGACCCCGTTTAACATGGTTctcacattaaataaaaatgaaactctTGTCTGCTTGCAACACACGTTGCGTcctatgcaaaaaaataagttCCCGCTGCTCCACAGGCCCATTCATGTCAGTTCATTCTTGCATTCGGTTTCACATAACGCTGTGGGCTCTGTGGGTGTGAGCAGCTCATGAGGGAGGCAGAGCATTCGCATTTCCACCAAGTCCCTCGGTTTCTGTTCCCTCCTCGGCGTAGAGTTCCCTCGCTTTGTGGCGCC
This window harbors:
- the inppl1b gene encoding inositol polyphosphate phosphatase-like 1b isoform X4 — its product is MATAVWYHRDISRVQAEDLLARAGRDGSFLVRDSESVPGAYALCLLFQRHVHTYRILPDMEGLLAVQTSQGVQVNCFRTLADLVVGYQQPHKGLVAPLLYPVGQESEQADESSDGDDEKPGSTWNHSSALPSAGAIATAGSTAASGAHVHFLHRLQEFPTPSLASDMVVLLSDYLRSELPQDMEDLCKGSTELRSLQRTLSMACEGLRSEIDLTLSSLETLAKVFDHPTCPLAGSRAQNTGKASDSGLDGLVCKISALCSLLSTLEKRVLKALQEAVANHNLAAQPEPPPEPAPTTRSCDRPIPVHTFQVKVSRYGRQVLSADVDGGVLLFDRKSGAFGVETVSQDRILKLVRFRNNPGKLCMVLDNRTNPPRELLFESIRKCEAFCHLLQLMRTRQSRQGEPDLISVFVGTWNMGSSPPPRSLQSWLLCRGLGVVPDESTATLPHDIYAFGTQENTQGDREWAEQLRAALRSVTHIDFKLVVLQSLWNMRLAVFVRPEHEKRISHISSASVKTGLGNTLGNKGAVGASFLFNGTSLGFVNCHLTSGTEKAARRNQNFQDILRLLSLGDRQLSAFDISLRFTHVFWCGDLNYRLDLDVQDILKHILKREFEALMCADQLTRERHKRKVFLHFNEEKILFPPTYRYERGSRECYLWQKYKTSGVRINVPSWCDRVLWKSYPETHIACTAYGCTDDITTSDHSPVFATFQVGVASPFLSKTDAGSGVERAWIELESIEVILKTASKAKFFIEFHSYCLEEFRRSGDNDSQSCEVPGFLKLGWSPRQLPKLIPIVSDKEYLQDQHLLLSVKSCDSFESYGECSVALRSLIGSTVEVFETFLTHRGEEMGSIRGRVMVHVPKDRRQTRERTYEWFCFENDENSFARSSFFSPTTCAPIARTPGAPPAGVPPTTTPRASVSSTPTPSSYTNPAYFMFEGVPVQHRVLEDLPTSRDPRVVWARDSVLQLPKVCRGRSCDGKPTRRSDFTEIEIPGCLPHCRTPEENLLQSSSSYQLFPAKEGGLISASPRLSPNSAPRSAEQSLYKNNGATEPRQHSSDQRNIYMNHSALAREMPKPYRDPLHRDRLRPSLDHPSSARKSPALYPYASTRVPRSKAAVPWMIETQTGPPGDNSLTALQIAKSLSEVDFLPVDHKTSVPNRTIQQKNLGYELAIATERGCCWEKEPLVLHGAPETVQELLSTLGLQRYTLGLSLNGWDDLDYFSGITEEDLRAAGVTNPAHRRRILENLPRIWD